The following proteins are co-located in the Nocardia bhagyanarayanae genome:
- a CDS encoding amidase, giving the protein MADRVHAFTDDVLAEHDAVALAALVRSGEVSPEEVARAAIARAERVEPVLHAVELDCYERPRFTGERSGVWFGVPTFLKDNADVAGMPTRHGSVAFRPRPAARDDAYTRQFLSTGVTLLGKTRLPEFGLNPTTEFQNAEPTVNPWNPEYSVGGSSGGGAALVAAGVVPVAHGNDGGGSLRIPAACAGLVALKPSRFRHLDNVQARQLPIKLISEGVLTRTVRDTAAYTAAAERYWRNPKLTPIGFVEGPTDRQLRIGVLLGSGTGDEPDAETRAAVEQAARLLEKAGHHVEALGVPFARRLADDFLLYWALLAHMAALTGKILHGRTFDRSALDDLTKGLGRYHRERFVGSAGALYRLRRARQSYDRVFTDYDLVLSPVTTHTVPPIGYLSPTVPADQLIDRLFRYAGYTPINNITGSPAISLPTGLGPNGLPIGVMCSAAYGDERTLLEIGYLLEAEHPFPRITADLRD; this is encoded by the coding sequence ATGGCTGACCGTGTACACGCCTTTACCGATGACGTCCTCGCCGAGCACGATGCCGTCGCGCTGGCGGCTTTGGTCCGGTCCGGTGAGGTGAGTCCCGAGGAGGTGGCGCGGGCGGCGATTGCGCGGGCCGAGCGAGTGGAGCCGGTGTTGCATGCCGTCGAGCTGGATTGTTACGAGCGGCCGCGGTTCACGGGGGAGCGGTCGGGCGTGTGGTTCGGGGTGCCGACGTTTCTGAAGGACAATGCCGATGTGGCGGGGATGCCGACGCGCCACGGCAGTGTCGCGTTCCGGCCGCGGCCCGCCGCGCGTGACGACGCGTACACGCGGCAGTTCCTGAGTACCGGGGTGACGCTGCTGGGCAAGACGCGGTTGCCGGAGTTCGGGCTCAATCCGACGACCGAATTCCAGAACGCGGAGCCGACGGTCAACCCGTGGAATCCGGAGTACTCGGTGGGTGGATCGTCCGGTGGCGGTGCGGCGCTCGTCGCCGCGGGGGTGGTGCCGGTGGCGCACGGGAACGACGGCGGGGGATCGTTGCGTATCCCGGCCGCGTGCGCGGGCCTCGTCGCGCTGAAGCCGAGCCGGTTCCGGCATCTGGACAACGTCCAAGCCCGCCAACTACCGATCAAGCTCATCTCCGAGGGTGTGCTGACCAGGACGGTGCGCGATACCGCGGCGTATACCGCTGCGGCCGAGCGCTATTGGCGTAACCCGAAGCTGACTCCGATCGGGTTTGTCGAGGGTCCGACGGATCGGCAGTTGCGCATCGGTGTGCTGCTCGGTTCGGGAACCGGTGACGAGCCGGACGCCGAGACCCGCGCCGCCGTCGAGCAGGCGGCGCGTTTGCTGGAGAAGGCCGGACATCACGTGGAAGCATTGGGCGTGCCGTTCGCCCGGCGGCTCGCCGACGACTTCCTGCTGTACTGGGCGTTGCTCGCGCACATGGCGGCGCTGACCGGCAAGATCCTGCACGGTCGCACGTTCGACCGTTCCGCGCTCGACGACCTGACCAAGGGATTGGGCCGATACCACCGGGAACGTTTCGTCGGCAGCGCGGGCGCGCTGTACCGGCTGCGCCGGGCGAGGCAGAGTTACGACCGCGTCTTCACCGACTACGACCTCGTGCTCTCGCCGGTGACCACCCACACCGTCCCGCCGATCGGCTACCTGAGTCCGACGGTGCCCGCCGACCAACTCATCGATCGCTTGTTCCGATACGCGGGCTACACACCGATCAACAACATCACCGGATCACCAGCTATCTCACTACCTACTGGCCTCGGCCCCAACGGACTGCCCATCGGCGTAATGTGCAGCGCCGCGTACGGAGACGAGCGCACCCTCCTCGAGATCGGCTACCTCCTCGAAGCGGAACACCCTTTCCCGCGAATAACCGCGGACCTGCGCGACTGA
- a CDS encoding cytochrome P450 family protein yields the protein MTDEKHRIAAISIDPLVRDLAGETERLRAAGPLARIELLGVPAWSVTEHAVARKLLTDPRLVKDIDAWSLWTSGTVTRQWPLIGMIDTGRSMFTVDGAEHRRLRIKTTQALTARRLDALRPAIERLTDELLDDLDAAGRDGSVVDLKALFAYPLPMRVISELMGVDRADHPMLLAWYKAFFSLLTPQDERLRVIDELDSYFTDLVREKTASPTDDLTSAFILADDGGEPLTEEEVVGNLKALVAAGHETTVGLLLNTLRALLTHPEHLRRLRDGDLEWKAAIEETLRWDTPVTHLLMRFATEDIPVADTVIPEGDGVVLSYRAIGRDTTLHGPDADTFDPTRPTSHRHTAFGHGPHICPGAALARLEATIALPALLTRFPTLTLAVPAEEIHNLPVLTQNDLESFPVRW from the coding sequence GTGACCGACGAGAAACATCGCATCGCGGCGATATCCATCGATCCGCTGGTACGTGATCTCGCCGGTGAGACCGAACGACTGCGAGCCGCGGGCCCGCTCGCTCGGATCGAGCTGCTCGGCGTGCCCGCCTGGAGCGTCACGGAACACGCGGTGGCCCGCAAACTCCTCACCGACCCGCGCTTGGTCAAGGACATCGATGCGTGGTCGCTGTGGACCTCCGGAACGGTGACCAGGCAGTGGCCGCTCATCGGCATGATCGACACCGGTCGTTCGATGTTCACGGTGGACGGCGCCGAACACCGGCGCTTGCGGATCAAGACCACCCAGGCCTTGACCGCACGCCGCCTGGACGCGCTGCGCCCCGCCATCGAACGGCTCACCGACGAACTGCTCGACGATCTCGACGCGGCGGGCCGCGACGGGTCGGTCGTCGACCTGAAAGCGCTCTTCGCCTATCCGCTGCCGATGCGCGTCATCAGCGAACTGATGGGCGTCGATCGCGCCGATCACCCGATGCTGCTCGCCTGGTACAAGGCGTTCTTCTCCCTGCTCACTCCGCAGGACGAGCGGCTGCGCGTCATCGACGAATTGGACTCCTACTTCACCGATTTGGTGCGCGAGAAGACCGCCTCGCCCACCGACGACCTCACCAGCGCCTTCATCCTCGCCGACGACGGCGGCGAACCGCTCACCGAAGAAGAGGTCGTCGGCAACCTGAAGGCGCTCGTCGCCGCGGGCCACGAAACCACCGTCGGCCTGCTCCTGAATACCTTGCGCGCCTTGCTCACTCACCCCGAGCACCTACGCCGCCTCCGCGACGGCGACCTCGAATGGAAAGCGGCCATCGAGGAAACCCTCCGCTGGGACACCCCCGTCACCCACCTGCTGATGCGCTTCGCCACCGAGGACATCCCCGTCGCCGACACCGTCATCCCCGAGGGGGACGGCGTCGTCCTCTCCTACCGCGCCATCGGCCGCGACACCACCCTGCACGGCCCCGACGCCGACACTTTCGACCCCACCCGCCCAACCTCCCACCGCCACACGGCCTTCGGCCACGGCCCGCACATCTGCCCCGGCGCCGCCCTCGCCCGCCTCGAAGCCACCATCGCCCTCCCCGCCCTCCTCACCCGCTTCCCCACCCTCACCTTGGCGGTCCCCGCCGAGGAAATCCACAACCTCCCCGTCCTCACCCAAAACGACCTGGAATCCTTCCCAGTGCGCTGGTGA
- a CDS encoding non-ribosomal peptide synthetase, protein MNARPDTTGLSADEKRELLRELLRRRARQDTERDLSHGERGLWLHSRIAPDSSSYNLLYAGRIHGSLDRERLGAALTALATRHEPLRTVYRETPDGPVAYQKTDANVPLHTVDASTWHSQRLDRWLDDRLARPIDLANGPLLEATVLSLGPEEHMLVLSMAHIAVDFWSFDILIAELAALYIDPANAVAPADRSYGDYVRWQQNLLNGPRGQALREYWVNRLAGAPPRLDLPGRRPRPATQTFAGRMHAFEIDEERTAALRQLAKTEGVTLQISILAAFVALLHRYSGSDDIVVGSPIAGRGMPGAERMIGYFVNAVALRSDLASDPSYSELLQQVRRTVLEAVEHQDYPFTVLAEQLVPVRDPAHSPIFQVFFAWETSRASTGALLAELPDDSLRLETSTLRQGGAPLDLMLMVAERERTLSAVLQYNTDLFDASMIRRLADHFAVLLDAAIATPHRAIGSLPILTPAEVLDMARWNATRIDEFQDHCLPRLIRDQVLRSPHATAVSFRGKHVSYRDLQRRAEHLAGLLQSAGVRPGEAVGIALQRSEMSVIGAYAALLAGGAFLPVDPRHPAQRLRTIASEARVVVWITDDASRDRLPSDARTVNAEGAQEEPTGFDPAAASPRPGDAAYVMFTSGSTGIPKGVVNTHRGICNRLLWMQREYPLSAQDSVLHKTPATFDVSVWELFWPLVAGARVVVAEPDGHLDAGYLAETIVENEVTVVHFVPSMLRIFLADMRARQCTGLRRVITSGEALTADLRDEFFGLLPASLHNLYGPTEAAIDVTYYDCRRDDPDPVVPIGRPIANTRIHLLDRHRNPVPIGVTGELYIGGIGVAKGYVSRPELTAERFVEDPWAAEPGVLLYRTGDLARFRPDGAIEYLGRADQQVKIRGVRIEPAEVEAALSASSSVREAVVVADGDDPSSRRLVAYVVPADLAALPTDGDLRALLRERLPDAMVPAHFVPLDRIPTTPSGKRDYRALPEPPTERPGIDDRYQPPEGPIQIALAGLWQKALRVDRIGADDDFFELGGSSTQIMEICTGAGELGITVSPETLFRHRTISAIARSVEDGEAPRLHETSSGTALVDSYTAPAGATAVDRPVPRAGNTVIESIGVYLPDNVVSTEEILAGCARPVGIPLAQLTGIRTRRRVGPGEFSIDLALRAAHRCLSLSRHTAADIDLLICTNISKIEGPDHRFVYEPSSSMRLRTLLALDNALSFDISNACAGMFTGISVADGFLRTGRVRRAMVVSGEYISHIIDTAQREIVDLLDDRLACLTVGDAGAALILERGTDGHTGFHDLRLRSLSKYSDLCIGRRTDQPHGGAIMHTKAVEQTAVAVRKSIPFAAGMLSRHGWSAESVDHILVHQTSKASIDDASATINRLAGRPVAHPEKVVYNLAERGNTASTTHFVAIHDLVRKGSIRAGDRMLFGVTGSGQTVGAALYTFDDLPNRMRGGDVSAPPASSEYVAPKPRRVRIEAIAIATARDGDTAVDLAVDAGSACLAQSTVESSDIGLLLYAGMLRDGHMIEPATATFVASKLHINDDPAEPFDGGTLAFDVMDGATGFLAACHIAATAIGAGDTPAALVVAAEADPDVPGRLAATRGIVHGGSALLLTGSEDGTGFTDFHFATYPSDIGALSSYNRMHGAEGLQVSRVPALEDVYLARIGETVAEFLAGLELSLSDIGVVCGPQISTKFLDRLAERIDVPRSRVVDVTVDGVDLFTSSIPAALRHCRDSGFAVDGDVGLIVAVGAGIRVGCAIYRF, encoded by the coding sequence GTGAACGCCAGACCGGATACGACCGGGCTCAGCGCCGACGAGAAACGCGAACTGCTGAGAGAACTTCTGCGGCGGCGAGCACGACAGGACACCGAACGCGATCTGTCGCACGGTGAGCGCGGCCTCTGGCTGCATTCGCGCATCGCTCCCGACAGCTCCTCCTACAACCTGCTGTACGCGGGTCGGATCCATGGCAGCCTGGACCGCGAGAGACTCGGGGCCGCGCTCACCGCCCTCGCGACCAGGCACGAACCGCTGCGGACGGTCTACAGGGAGACGCCCGACGGACCGGTCGCGTACCAGAAGACCGACGCGAACGTTCCACTGCACACCGTGGACGCGTCGACGTGGCATTCCCAGCGACTCGACCGGTGGCTCGACGATCGGCTCGCGCGGCCGATCGATTTGGCGAACGGGCCGCTGTTGGAGGCGACTGTGCTGTCGCTCGGCCCGGAGGAGCACATGCTCGTTCTTTCGATGGCCCACATCGCTGTGGACTTCTGGTCGTTCGACATCTTGATCGCCGAGCTCGCCGCGCTGTACATCGATCCAGCGAACGCGGTCGCACCTGCGGACCGAAGCTACGGCGACTACGTGCGCTGGCAGCAGAACCTGCTGAATGGCCCTCGAGGCCAGGCTCTTCGGGAGTACTGGGTGAATCGGCTGGCGGGCGCGCCACCACGACTCGATCTTCCGGGACGGCGGCCCCGTCCCGCGACACAGACCTTCGCCGGGCGCATGCACGCCTTCGAGATAGACGAAGAACGGACTGCGGCGCTGCGTCAGCTGGCGAAGACCGAGGGTGTCACTCTCCAGATCTCGATCCTTGCGGCTTTCGTGGCGTTGCTGCATCGCTACTCGGGAAGCGACGACATCGTCGTCGGATCGCCGATCGCGGGCCGCGGCATGCCGGGTGCGGAGCGGATGATCGGATACTTCGTGAACGCGGTCGCTCTGCGATCGGATCTGGCGAGCGATCCCAGCTACAGCGAGTTGCTTCAGCAGGTCCGCCGCACAGTGCTGGAAGCGGTCGAGCATCAGGACTACCCGTTCACGGTGCTTGCCGAACAGTTGGTTCCGGTGCGTGATCCTGCGCACTCGCCGATCTTCCAGGTCTTCTTCGCCTGGGAGACCTCCCGCGCGTCGACCGGCGCTCTGCTGGCCGAGTTGCCCGACGATTCGCTCCGGCTGGAGACGTCCACCTTGCGCCAGGGCGGCGCGCCGCTGGATTTGATGCTCATGGTCGCCGAGCGCGAGCGGACACTGTCCGCGGTGCTGCAATACAACACCGACTTGTTCGACGCGTCGATGATCCGCCGTCTCGCCGACCACTTCGCGGTGCTCCTGGACGCCGCGATCGCCACGCCACACCGGGCGATCGGGAGTCTTCCGATCTTGACACCAGCGGAGGTGTTGGACATGGCGCGCTGGAACGCAACCCGAATCGACGAGTTCCAGGACCACTGCTTGCCACGATTGATCCGCGATCAGGTGCTGCGATCGCCGCATGCCACCGCAGTGTCCTTCCGCGGCAAGCACGTCAGCTATCGCGATCTCCAGCGGAGAGCCGAGCATCTCGCCGGTCTGCTTCAGTCGGCGGGCGTCCGACCCGGGGAGGCGGTCGGCATCGCTTTGCAACGCTCGGAGATGTCGGTTATCGGCGCTTACGCGGCGCTCCTCGCCGGCGGCGCGTTCTTGCCGGTCGATCCACGTCATCCGGCGCAGCGATTGCGCACCATCGCTTCGGAGGCTCGGGTCGTGGTGTGGATCACCGATGACGCGAGCAGGGACCGGTTACCCAGCGATGCGCGGACGGTGAACGCCGAGGGCGCCCAGGAGGAACCGACCGGCTTCGATCCGGCCGCCGCGTCGCCCCGTCCCGGAGATGCCGCCTACGTGATGTTCACTTCGGGCTCCACCGGGATACCGAAGGGCGTCGTGAACACTCATCGGGGGATTTGCAATCGCCTGCTGTGGATGCAACGCGAATATCCACTGTCGGCACAGGATTCGGTACTGCACAAAACTCCGGCCACGTTCGATGTCTCGGTATGGGAACTGTTCTGGCCGCTGGTGGCGGGCGCGCGTGTGGTGGTCGCGGAACCCGACGGTCACCTGGACGCCGGATACCTCGCCGAGACGATCGTCGAAAACGAAGTCACCGTCGTGCATTTCGTGCCGTCGATGTTGCGCATCTTCCTTGCGGACATGCGCGCGCGGCAGTGCACGGGATTGCGCCGGGTGATCACCAGCGGTGAAGCGCTGACAGCGGATCTGCGCGACGAATTCTTCGGCCTGCTTCCGGCGAGCCTGCACAACCTGTACGGGCCGACGGAAGCCGCCATCGACGTCACGTATTACGACTGTCGCCGCGACGACCCGGACCCGGTCGTGCCGATCGGGCGACCCATCGCGAACACGCGCATCCATCTGCTGGATCGGCACCGGAACCCGGTGCCGATCGGCGTCACCGGTGAGCTGTACATCGGCGGAATCGGCGTCGCCAAGGGCTATGTGAGCAGACCCGAACTGACCGCCGAGCGCTTCGTCGAAGACCCGTGGGCCGCCGAGCCCGGTGTTCTGCTGTACAGGACCGGCGACCTCGCGCGGTTCCGCCCGGACGGCGCCATCGAGTACCTCGGGCGCGCGGACCAGCAGGTGAAGATCCGTGGTGTTCGCATCGAGCCCGCCGAAGTCGAGGCCGCTCTGTCGGCGAGTTCGTCGGTGCGCGAGGCGGTGGTCGTCGCCGACGGCGACGATCCGAGCTCCCGGCGTCTGGTGGCGTACGTGGTGCCCGCGGACCTGGCGGCGCTACCGACGGACGGGGATCTGCGTGCCCTGCTGCGCGAACGTCTTCCCGATGCGATGGTTCCCGCCCACTTCGTGCCGCTGGATCGGATTCCGACGACGCCCAGCGGCAAGCGGGACTACCGCGCGTTGCCAGAACCTCCCACCGAGCGTCCCGGCATCGACGACCGGTACCAGCCGCCGGAAGGACCGATTCAGATCGCTCTCGCGGGACTGTGGCAGAAGGCGCTGCGGGTGGACCGCATCGGTGCCGACGACGACTTCTTCGAACTCGGCGGCTCGTCGACGCAGATCATGGAGATCTGCACCGGGGCGGGCGAACTCGGGATCACCGTGAGTCCCGAGACGCTGTTCCGGCATCGGACGATCAGCGCGATCGCTCGGTCGGTCGAGGATGGAGAGGCTCCGCGTCTGCACGAAACCAGTAGCGGCACTGCACTTGTCGACTCCTATACCGCGCCCGCTGGTGCGACCGCCGTCGATCGGCCCGTGCCGAGGGCAGGCAACACCGTGATCGAAAGCATTGGCGTCTATCTCCCCGACAACGTCGTCTCGACCGAGGAGATACTGGCCGGATGCGCGCGGCCGGTCGGGATTCCGCTGGCGCAGCTCACCGGAATCCGAACCCGCCGCCGGGTCGGGCCGGGCGAATTCTCGATCGACTTGGCGTTACGGGCCGCCCATCGGTGCTTGTCTCTGTCCCGCCACACCGCAGCCGACATCGACCTGTTGATCTGCACCAACATCTCGAAGATCGAGGGACCCGACCATCGGTTCGTCTACGAGCCGAGCAGTTCGATGCGGCTGCGGACCCTGCTCGCGCTCGACAACGCGCTGAGCTTCGACATCTCGAACGCGTGCGCCGGGATGTTCACCGGAATCTCGGTGGCCGACGGCTTCCTGCGTACCGGACGCGTCCGCAGGGCCATGGTCGTCAGCGGTGAGTACATCTCGCACATCATCGACACCGCCCAGCGAGAAATCGTGGACCTTCTCGACGACCGTCTGGCCTGCCTGACGGTCGGCGATGCGGGGGCCGCGCTCATTCTGGAACGGGGAACCGACGGGCACACGGGATTTCATGATCTTCGGCTGCGCAGCCTCAGCAAGTACAGCGACTTGTGCATCGGCAGACGGACCGACCAGCCGCACGGCGGCGCGATCATGCATACGAAGGCGGTGGAGCAGACCGCGGTCGCCGTACGGAAATCCATACCGTTCGCGGCAGGCATGCTGAGCAGGCACGGCTGGTCTGCCGAGTCCGTGGACCACATCCTGGTGCACCAGACCTCCAAGGCGTCCATCGATGACGCGTCCGCGACGATCAACCGTCTCGCGGGCAGGCCCGTCGCCCATCCGGAGAAGGTCGTGTACAACCTCGCCGAACGTGGCAACACCGCTTCGACAACGCATTTCGTCGCGATCCATGATCTGGTGCGGAAGGGCAGCATCCGGGCCGGTGATCGAATGCTCTTCGGGGTCACCGGTTCCGGGCAGACCGTTGGGGCGGCCCTGTACACCTTCGACGACCTTCCGAACCGGATGCGCGGCGGCGACGTGTCGGCGCCGCCCGCGTCGAGCGAGTACGTCGCCCCGAAGCCGCGACGAGTGCGAATCGAGGCGATCGCGATCGCGACGGCACGGGACGGCGACACGGCTGTCGATCTGGCGGTCGACGCCGGCTCGGCATGCCTCGCGCAATCGACCGTCGAGTCGTCCGATATCGGTTTGCTCCTGTACGCGGGCATGCTGCGCGACGGCCATATGATCGAGCCGGCCACCGCGACCTTCGTCGCGAGCAAGTTGCACATCAACGACGACCCGGCGGAACCGTTCGACGGCGGCACACTCGCCTTCGACGTGATGGACGGCGCCACCGGATTTCTTGCGGCGTGCCATATCGCGGCGACGGCGATCGGCGCGGGAGACACCCCGGCGGCGCTGGTTGTCGCAGCCGAAGCGGACCCGGACGTGCCCGGCAGGCTCGCGGCGACTCGCGGGATCGTGCACGGCGGGTCTGCGCTGCTGCTGACCGGATCGGAGGACGGCACGGGCTTCACCGATTTCCATTTCGCCACCTATCCATCCGACATCGGTGCGTTGTCCTCTTATAACCGAATGCACGGTGCCGAGGGTCTCCAGGTTTCGCGGGTTCCGGCGCTCGAGGATGTCTACCTCGCGCGTATCGGCGAGACGGTGGCGGAATTCCTGGCCGGGCTCGAATTGTCGCTGTCGGATATCGGAGTCGTTTGTGGCCCGCAGATATCGACGAAGTTCCTCGACCGCCTGGCTGAGCGCATAGACGTTCCGCGCTCCCGTGTCGTCGATGTCACCGTCGATGGCGTCGACCTGTTCACTTCCTCGATCCCGGCAGCGTTGCGACACTGCCGGGACAGTGGGTTCGCCGTCGATGGTGACGTCGGACTGATCGTCGCCGTCGGTGCGGGAATCCGCGTGGGGTGTGCGATCTACCGATTCTGA